The Candidatus Dadabacteria bacterium genome has a segment encoding these proteins:
- a CDS encoding prolipoprotein diacylglyceryl transferase, with amino-acid sequence MYPESVSILGLSVNSFGVMLALAFLCAYLVASRELRRKGAPDGLAADMFLWVVVCSVAGAKLFFTVENFTLAQIASDPFGAFFSRGGLTFYGGLGGGLAAGIYRARKSGFGVLKTLDATAPALALAYAVGRVGCLLIGDDYGTASSLPWAMAFPEGSPPVDFTVHPTQIYETLLMTGVFAVLWSRRKAERADGRQFALYLTLAGTERFFVEFIRTTTPSPIDGLSVAQVISFLMIVLGVARLMRRP; translated from the coding sequence ATGTATCCCGAATCCGTTTCTATTTTAGGCCTGTCCGTCAACAGTTTCGGCGTTATGCTCGCGCTCGCTTTCCTGTGCGCCTACCTTGTCGCCTCGCGCGAACTCAGGCGCAAAGGCGCTCCGGACGGGCTGGCGGCGGACATGTTTCTGTGGGTGGTCGTATGCTCCGTTGCGGGGGCGAAACTGTTTTTTACTGTGGAAAACTTCACCCTCGCGCAGATAGCGTCCGACCCCTTCGGGGCTTTTTTCTCGCGCGGCGGGCTGACCTTTTACGGCGGCCTCGGGGGCGGCCTTGCGGCGGGAATATACCGCGCCCGCAAAAGCGGTTTCGGAGTTTTGAAAACCCTTGACGCCACGGCTCCCGCGCTTGCCCTCGCCTATGCGGTGGGAAGGGTCGGCTGCCTGCTCATCGGAGACGATTATGGAACGGCGTCCTCTCTGCCGTGGGCGATGGCGTTTCCGGAGGGAAGCCCGCCGGTGGATTTCACAGTCCATCCGACCCAGATTTACGAAACCCTTCTGATGACGGGCGTGTTTGCCGTTCTGTGGAGCAGACGCAAGGCGGAGCGGGCGGACGGGAGGCAGTTTGCCCTTTATCTGACGCTTGCCGGAACGGAGCGGTTTTTTGTTGAGTTTATAAGGACAACCACGCCGAGCCCGATTGACGGACTGTCGGTCGCGCAGGTTATCTCTTTTCTGATGATTGTCCTCGGAGTCGCCCGGCTTATGCGCCGTCCCTGA
- a CDS encoding DUF2165 domain-containing protein: MLIRKCKTSLVGAMALIMAIVTLNNIIDPGANFPFVQHVMSMDSIFPHSTLKWRAITSPALHQAAWWIIILWQAVVAVLLALGTLKLRRATKSGKDFQQSKETAVTGLTLGALLFLVVFLTIGGEWFVMWQSGWNAQNASFRFFALFAFVLLILLNRDDTESGT, from the coding sequence ATGCTGATACGCAAATGCAAAACTTCCCTTGTCGGCGCAATGGCGCTCATTATGGCAATAGTCACCCTTAACAACATCATTGACCCCGGAGCCAACTTCCCCTTTGTTCAACATGTTATGTCAATGGACTCAATCTTTCCCCACTCAACCCTGAAATGGCGGGCAATTACCTCGCCCGCGCTGCATCAGGCGGCGTGGTGGATTATTATCCTCTGGCAGGCGGTTGTTGCCGTCCTGCTGGCTCTGGGAACGCTCAAACTCCGGCGGGCAACCAAAAGCGGCAAAGACTTTCAACAGTCCAAGGAAACCGCCGTTACAGGACTGACGCTGGGCGCGCTGCTTTTTCTTGTTGTTTTTCTCACCATCGGCGGCGAATGGTTTGTCATGTGGCAGTCCGGATGGAACGCGCAAAACGCATCCTTCCGCTTTTTCGCGCTGTTCGCGTTCGTGCTGTTAATCCTTCTCAACCGCGATGACACGGAAAGCGGAACGTAA
- the hisC gene encoding histidinol-phosphate transaminase, producing MADIEKLKGRVSPSIRRAAAYDARRPPCRIRLDGNESPFSLPPELLKGVLEEVSKVPLNRYPDPDCAALKRALSDSTGVSPDGIVPGNGSDELIQIVIQTFCGGSGSVLIPSPTFSMYSLIASALGKKVVAQNLDAAFDLDKGAMLRAIEETAPDVIFLASPNSPTGNLFSLEKIEAVISAAPGIVVADEAYFHFCGVTHIPLMKKYPNLAVMRTFSKIGFAALRLGVLFMEPALAAEASKARLPYNINSLTQAAVKVFFENGALFEENAKTVVRERELMFKNLSSIGGITVFPGDANFLLIRFSSDRVAEDVRRALVEKGILTRNFSGGGVRDCLRVTVGLAGENREFEDALREAVRDGA from the coding sequence ATGGCGGACATTGAAAAACTTAAGGGCAGGGTTTCCCCGTCCATACGCCGCGCCGCCGCCTACGACGCCCGAAGGCCCCCGTGCCGCATCCGGCTTGACGGCAACGAAAGCCCGTTCTCTCTTCCGCCCGAACTGCTGAAGGGCGTTCTTGAGGAAGTATCAAAAGTTCCGCTCAACCGCTATCCCGACCCGGACTGCGCCGCTCTAAAGCGCGCCCTTTCCGATTCCACCGGCGTTTCCCCGGACGGCATAGTCCCCGGCAACGGCTCGGACGAACTCATACAGATAGTCATCCAGACCTTCTGCGGCGGCTCAGGTTCGGTTCTCATTCCGTCTCCCACTTTCTCCATGTATTCGCTTATCGCCTCCGCGCTCGGCAAAAAGGTTGTCGCTCAAAATCTTGACGCCGCTTTTGACCTTGACAAAGGCGCGATGCTGCGCGCCATTGAGGAGACCGCCCCCGATGTGATTTTTCTCGCGTCTCCCAACAGCCCGACGGGAAATCTTTTTTCACTTGAAAAAATTGAGGCTGTCATATCCGCCGCGCCCGGAATCGTGGTGGCGGACGAGGCGTATTTTCACTTTTGCGGCGTAACGCACATTCCGCTTATGAAAAAATATCCCAACCTTGCCGTGATGCGAACCTTTTCCAAAATCGGTTTTGCGGCTTTGCGGCTCGGCGTCCTGTTCATGGAGCCCGCCCTTGCGGCGGAGGCATCAAAGGCGCGGCTTCCCTACAACATAAACTCGCTGACTCAGGCGGCGGTGAAGGTGTTTTTTGAAAACGGCGCGCTGTTTGAGGAAAATGCAAAAACAGTTGTCCGGGAGCGCGAGTTAATGTTCAAAAATCTCAGTTCCATCGGCGGCATAACCGTTTTTCCGGGCGATGCGAATTTTCTGCTCATCCGCTTTTCATCCGACCGCGTTGCGGAAGATGTCCGGCGCGCCCTTGTGGAAAAGGGGATACTCACGCGCAACTTCTCCGGCGGCGGCGTCCGGGACTGCCTCAGGGTTACGGTCGGGCTCGCCGGTGAAAACCGCGAGTTTGAGGACGCCCTGCGCGAAGCGGTCAGGGACGGCGCATAA
- a CDS encoding HNH endonuclease: MLSSPVLVLNRNYLPVSVTNLRRAFVMLYCGDAKAVSDTYETFDFESWAQVSAARSADGEYVRTVNRIIRAPRVIILLRYGGFHRKSPKFNRLNIFRRDGGKCQYCGRGFPRSELTIDHVIPRSLGGTSRWDNVVCSCGVCNRKKGGRTPEQARMKLLTKPDEPKWGPFAGVFARAIRYKEWEPFVSFVDASYWNVELEG; this comes from the coding sequence ATGTTGAGTTCACCGGTTCTTGTTTTGAACAGAAACTACCTGCCGGTTTCGGTTACGAATCTCAGGCGGGCGTTTGTAATGCTTTACTGCGGCGATGCAAAGGCCGTGTCCGACACCTATGAGACTTTTGATTTTGAGAGTTGGGCTCAGGTTTCCGCCGCCCGGTCTGCGGACGGGGAGTATGTCAGAACCGTCAACAGAATCATAAGGGCTCCCAGAGTCATCATACTTCTCCGCTACGGCGGGTTTCACAGAAAAAGTCCGAAGTTCAACCGGCTTAACATATTCCGCAGGGACGGGGGCAAGTGCCAATACTGCGGGCGCGGCTTTCCGAGGAGTGAACTCACCATAGACCATGTGATTCCCCGCTCTTTGGGTGGCACAAGCCGGTGGGACAATGTTGTTTGCTCGTGCGGGGTATGCAACCGCAAAAAGGGCGGCAGAACGCCGGAGCAGGCGCGGATGAAACTTCTCACAAAGCCCGACGAGCCCAAATGGGGCCCCTTTGCGGGTGTGTTCGCCCGCGCGATTCGCTACAAGGAGTGGGAGCCGTTTGTGAGTTTCGTTGATGCCTCATACTGGAACGTTGAGCTTGAGGGGTGA